In Streptomyces sp. NBC_00414, a single window of DNA contains:
- a CDS encoding recombinase family protein has translation MGTTTTAEWADADSPMETFPANASGARVGYGRVSTQGQLLDRQIAALEAAGCVRVFTDKKSGKNAEREELWKCLDYLRPGDTLVVPSLDRLGRSIQDLISIVAGLRKRGIGFQSLHESLDTTTPGGRLVFHVFAALAEFIRELIVQGTHEGLAAARARGERIGRPPAMTEEQIRHARGLLTDPENTITSIAKLLGVSRTTIYKYVPELAAGRDSLSAVSPTTALPGPR, from the coding sequence TTGGGCACGACGACGACCGCAGAGTGGGCTGACGCCGACAGCCCGATGGAGACCTTCCCCGCGAACGCGTCCGGGGCCCGAGTCGGATACGGGCGGGTGTCCACGCAGGGGCAGCTGCTCGACCGGCAGATCGCGGCTCTCGAAGCGGCCGGTTGCGTCCGGGTCTTCACGGACAAGAAGTCCGGCAAGAACGCGGAGCGCGAGGAACTGTGGAAGTGCCTCGACTACCTCCGGCCCGGCGACACCCTCGTGGTGCCCTCGCTCGACCGCCTCGGCCGCTCGATCCAGGACCTGATCTCCATCGTGGCGGGCCTGCGCAAGCGCGGGATCGGCTTCCAGTCCCTGCACGAGTCCCTCGACACGACCACGCCCGGCGGCCGCCTGGTCTTCCACGTGTTTGCCGCGCTCGCCGAGTTCATCCGCGAGCTGATCGTGCAGGGCACCCATGAGGGCCTGGCTGCCGCACGCGCCCGCGGCGAGCGGATCGGCCGGCCACCCGCCATGACGGAGGAACAGATCCGGCATGCCCGCGGGCTGCTGACCGACCCGGAGAACACGATCACCTCGATCGCCAAGCTGCTGGGCGTCTCCAGGACTACGATCTACAAGTACGTGCCGGAGCTGGCGGCCGGGAGGGACTCCCTGAGCGCCGTCTCGCCCACGACCGCGCTGCCCGGGCCTCGTTGA
- a CDS encoding transposase, producing the protein MLTCRPGRLSDDQRDQLTGACPQMTVLADQIHTFAELLASHEDNAGKLTAWINRTHAADLPFLHSYANGLERDRAAVEAALTLPWHNGRTEGANTKIKLLKRLMYGRASHRLLRQIVLLN; encoded by the coding sequence CTGCTCACCTGCCGCCCCGGCCGCCTCTCCGACGACCAGCGCGACCAGCTCACCGGAGCCTGCCCGCAGATGACCGTGCTGGCCGACCAGATCCACACCTTCGCCGAACTACTGGCTTCGCACGAGGACAATGCCGGGAAGCTGACGGCCTGGATCAACCGGACTCACGCCGCTGACCTGCCCTTTCTCCACTCCTACGCCAATGGCCTGGAGCGTGACCGCGCCGCCGTCGAGGCCGCCCTCACCCTGCCCTGGCACAACGGCCGCACCGAGGGCGCCAACACGAAGATCAAGTTACTCAAGCGCCTGATGTACGGCCGCGCCAGCCACCGCCTGCTACGCCAGATCGTCCTGCTCAACTGA